A stretch of Halichondria panicea chromosome 1, odHalPani1.1, whole genome shotgun sequence DNA encodes these proteins:
- the LOC135351603 gene encoding uncharacterized protein LOC135351603, which translates to MYSSEKFVTDSVNGTKKVFNNSSLGSASVELVQVSQHSSKVFANFSSILILELSQMATEIHRISCGDAVNNNDTSVNISIVTKTLPDVCNFSVRINTSSILSIVILAVTWKQYAECSQYQEEILYNLSLLYENTSYSKSVSSSVCTPTCFVPFEVLVTGNNRIYVATLQARNSIGTSNITTYSGVIPAGAIVCDTPSTPINESLGILSAESGLTEGSKIVLQCDDSLLPSHPRTATCVQVLGRGEWVPNLADLHCEGVLHKIASESL; encoded by the exons ATGTATTCTTCTGAGAAGTTTGTGACGGATAGTGTGAATGGTACCAAAAAAGTCTTTAACAATTCATCATTGGGCTCTGCATCTGTCGAACTTGTTCAAGTATCACAGCACAGTTCCAAAGTTTTTGCAAATTTCTCATCAATTCTTATTTTAGAACTTTCTCAAATGGCCACTGAAATACACAGAATCAGCTGTGGTGATGCAGTAAACAACAATGACACTTCGGTGAACATCTCAATAGTAACAAAAACACTGCCCGATGTCTGTAACTTCAGTGTAAGAATCAATACGTCATCTATCCTCTCTATAGTTATACTGGCTGTCACTTGGAAACAATAC GCTGAATGTTCTCAATATCAGGAGGAGATCCTTTACAATCTTTCCCTTCTCTATGAAAATACAAGCTATAGCAAAAGTGTGAGCAGTAGTGTATGTACACCAACTTGCTTTGTCCCCTTTGAAGTATTGGTGACTGGAAATAACAGGATCTATGTTGCCACCCTTCAAGCTAGAAACAGCATAGGGACTAGTAATATCACTACATACAGTGGCGTCATACCAG CTGGTGCTATCGTGTGTGATACTCCTTCTACTCCTATCAACGAGAGCCTTGGAATTTTATCTGCTGAATCTGGTTTAACGGAGGGGTCAAAGATTGTGCTCCAGTGTGACGATAGTCTACTTCCCAGTCACCCAAGAACAGCAACTTGTGTTCAAGTTTTAGGAAGAGGAGAGTGGGTGCCTAATCTTGCTGACCTGCATTGCGAAGGTGTCTTACACAAGATAGCTTCTGaatcattataa
- the LOC135351410 gene encoding uncharacterized protein LOC135351410: MMTVCRPSAVLIILFSMISEEVYSSSVSLTVEGGVSLVGEHCPGTVRLFCEGVDLTLLEWKFYHDDNMYLLKRFDTDSVNETTKVFNDSTLVSASVELVELSQDKILRIFANFSSVLSLDISQIAIGIQKVFKIRCGDAQKFNETLVNISIVEETVPNVYNFSVSINTSILTVTWNQYAECSQYQEEILYNVSLILFDGTNDNKIVNSRVCTPTCSVSFEVLETGIYVVALQAKNNIGTSNITTYSGIIPESIVCDPSTLINGSLRILSTESDFAEGSEIVLQCDNGLLPSHPRTATCVKVSGRGEWVPNPADLLCEEEKCSVLPKRLTNSSLLKYSYTSTGEYLTIRFWCEEGYKLIGQNIFACNSTYRWSLDLEVLKCLRQDSKEVSLTINEVAVISTIVTFIVAMVSGCACGALLTYWFMRKKAVFSPAADGQAINVGSTVPAGPIYEEVSPKEEIELNINQAYGPV, from the exons ATGATGACAGTGTGCAGGCCAAGTGCAGTACTAATCATCTTATTTTCAATGATAAGTGAAGAGGTGTACTCATCATCAGTGTCTCTGACTGTTGAGGGAGGAGTGAGTCTGGTTGGTGAACACTGTCCTGGAACTGTCAGACTGTTCTGTGAAGGAGTGGACCTCACACTGTTAGAATGGAAGTTCTACCATGATGACAACATGTATTTGCTCAAACGCTTCGATACTGATAGTGTGAATGAGACCACAAAAGTCTTTAATGACTCAACATTGGTCTCTGCATCTGTCGAACTTGTTGAGTTGTCCCAGGACAAAATTTTGAGAATCTTTGCAAATTTCTCATCAGTTCTTTCTTTAGACATTTCTCAAATAGCCATTGGGATACAGAAGGTTTTCAAGATCAGATGTGGTGATGCACAAAAATTCAATGAAACCTTAGTGAACATCTCAATAGTAGAAGAGACAGTACCCAATGTCTATAATTTCAGTGTGAGCATCAATACTTCTATACTGACAGTCACTTGGAATCAATAC GCTGAATGTTCACAATACCAAGAGGAGATCCTTTACAATGTTTCCCTAATTCTCTTTGATGGTACAAATGACAATAAAATTGTAAACAGTAGAGTGTGCACACCAACTTGCTCTGtatcctttgaagttttgGAAACTGGGATCTATGTTGTCGCCCTTCAAGCTAAAAACAACATAGGGACAAGTAATATCACTACATACAGTGGCATCATACCAG AATCTATTGTGTGTGATCCTTCTACTCTTATCAACGGGAGTCTTAGAATTTTATCGACTGAGTCTGATTTCGCGGAGGGGTCAGAAATAGTGctccagtgtgacaatggtcTACTTCCCAGTCACCCAAGAACAGCAACTTGTGTTAAAGTTTCAGGAAGAGGAGAGTGGGTGCCAAATCCTGCTGACCTACTTTGTGAAGAAG AGAAATGCAGTGTTCTTCCAAAAAGGCTAACCAACAGCTCGTTACTCAAATATTCCTACACAAGCACTGGTGAATATTTAACTATCAGGTTTTGGTGTGAAGAAGGATACAAGCTCATTGGACAGAATATCTTTGCCTGTAATAGTACGTACCGGTGGAGTCTCGACCTTGAAGTCCTAAAGTGTTTACGACAAG ATTCCAAGGAAGTTTCTCTGACCATCAATGAAGTTGCTGTGATTTCCACCATTGTAACATTTATTGTGGCAATGGTTTCTGGTTGTGCTTGTGGTGCTCTCTTGACATACTGGTTCATGCGGAAGAAGGCAGTGTTCTCCCCGGCAGCTGATGGACAAGCTATTAACGTAGGATCCACTGTACCAGCTGGTCCtatttatgaggaggtgtcacccaaagaggagattgaactcaaCATTAACCAAGCGTATGGACCAGTATAG
- the LOC135351151 gene encoding uncharacterized protein LOC135351151 isoform X2, translated as MTLIASVIDLLVILFSIINGEVYSSSVSLTVEGGVSLVGEHCPGTVRLFCEGVDLTLLEWKFYHDDNMYLLKRFDTDSVNETTKVFNDSTLVSASVELVELSQDKILRIFANFSSVLSLDISQIAIGVQKVFKIRCGDAQNFNETLVNISIVEETVPNVYNFSVSINTFILTVTWNQYAKCSQYQEEILYNVSLILFDGTNDNKIVNSSRVCTPTCSVSFEVLETGIYVVALQAKNNIGTSNITTYSSSIPAGAIVCDTPSTLINGSFTILSTESDFTEGSEIVLQCDNGLLPSHPRTAMCIKVSGRGEWVPNPADLLCEEEKCSALPKRLTNNLLLKYSYTSTGENLTITFWCEEGYKLIGPHFIACNSMYQWSSDLEDLNCLGQANSRVLIQSILGSAGGIVVAIIVVILLIVLLKMRSKNFRIKKKRTKTQPSDEPEVDGNPYDNHSVSYAMVDIEASESRAVLVLEERVTEADKLLNLDQSLLQLKTVQIKWKEIGFALSIPTAHIEQVEERCKDNSSAGLKEMIDFWMRNCSGRPTWIVLANALKLVGEEELARQFLEVYETGRLPVVNEPTFDQLRHFPQIPVNSTTATTKFESEYDRIFIPRSQTQGPVYSEVSTLPSQSTGYLLDPKIVDYTTVDFEATKSRARAMPKPKPVQKTAAKGIEADKLVDLDRVLVQLKSVQGKWREIGKALNVPETHIEQVEPYCAGNDVQGITEVIDFWIRNCDGKPTWRELGNALKSVGQEQLANLLMEVYETGCLPIELNFDDIPDCMYKHGASVPPPIPTRSVCSKPAEVYPDQLAGLPLECENTPVLLDPS; from the exons ATGACTCTAATTGCAAGTGTAATAGATCTGCTAGTCATATTATTTTCAATAATCAATGGAGAGGTGTACTCATCATCAGTGTCTCTGACTGTTGAGGGAGGAGTGAGTCTGGTTGGTGAACACTGTCCTGGAACTGTCAGACTGTTCTGTGAAGGAGTGGACCTCACACTGCTAGAGTGGAAGTTCTACCATGATGACAACATGTATTTGCTCAAACGCTTTGATACTGATAGTGTGAATGAGACCACAAAAGTCTTTAATGACTCAACATTGGTCTCTGCATCTGTCGAACTTGTTGAGTTGTCCCAGGACAAAATTTTGAGAATCTTTGCAAATTTCTCATCAGTTCTTTCTTTAGATATTTCTCAAATAGCCATTGGGGTACAGAAGGTTTTTAAGATCAGATGTGGTGATGCACAAAACTTCAATGAAACCTTAGTGAACATCTCAATAGTAGAAGAGACAGTACCCAATGTCTATAATTTCAGTGTGAGCATCAATACTTTTATACTGACAGTCACTTGGAATCAATAC GCTAAATGTTCACAATACCAAGAGGAGATCCTTTACAATGTTTCCCTAATTCTCTTTGATGGTACAAATGACAATAAAATTGTGAACAGTAGTAGAGTATGCACACCAACTTGCTCTGtatcctttgaagttttgGAAACTGGAATCTATGTTGTCGCCCTTCAAGCTAAAAACAACATAGGGACTAGTAATATCACTACATACAGTAGCAGCATACCAG CTGGTGCTATTGTGTGTGATACACCTTCCACTCTTATCAACGGGAGCTTTACAATTTTATCGACTGAGTCTGATTTCACGGAAGGGTCAGAAATTGTGCTACAGTGTGATAATGGTCTACTTCCCAGTCACCCAAGAACAGCAATGTGTATTAAAGTTTCAGGAAGAGGAGAGTGGGTGCCAAATCCTGCTGACCTACTTTGTGAAGAAG AGAAATGCAGTGCACTTCCAAAAAGGCTAACCAACAACTTATTACTCAAATATTCCTACACGAGCACTGGTGAAAATTTAACTATCACATTTTGGTGTGAAGAAGGATACAAGCTCATTGGACCACATTTCATTGCCTGTAATAGTATGTACCAGTGGAGTTCAGACCTTGAAGACCTAAATTGTTTAGGACAAG CAAATTCAAGAGTATTGATACAATCGATACTCGGTTCTGCGGGAGGAATTGTTGTTGCGATCATAGTGGTCATTCTTTTGATCGTACTGCTGAAAATGCGCTCTAAAAATTTCAGAATAAAAAAGA AGAGAACAAAGACACAGCCATCAGATGAACCG GAAGTCGATGGAAACCCATATGACAATCATTCTGTGAGCTACGCTATGGTGGATATTGAAGCTTCCGAAAGTAGAGCGGTGTTGGTTCTAGAGGAAAGAG TTACAGAAGCTGACAAGTTGTTAAATTTGGATCAGAGCTTATTACAACTGAAGACAGTACAGATAAAATGGAAAGAAATTGGATTTGCCCTTTCCATTCCGACAGCTCACATTGAACAAGTGGAAGAACGCTGTAAAGATAATTCAAGTGCTGGATTGAAAGAGATGATTGACTTTTGGATGCGGAACTGCAGTGGACGACCAACATGGATAGTGCTGGCAAATGCTTTGAAATTAGTGGGTGAAGAAGAACTAGCCAGACAGTTCCTTGAGGTCTATGAAACAG GTCGACTTCCAGTCGTCAATGAGCCGACTTTTGATCAACTGAGACACTTCCCACAA ATTCCTGTGAATTCCACCACTGCCACGACCAAATTCGAATCAGAATATGATAGAATTTTTATCCCTCGATCACAG ACACAAGGTCCAGTTTACTCTGAAGTTAGTACACTTCCCAGTCAGTCAACTGGATACTTGCTTGACCCCAAGATAGTGGACTATACAACAGTAGACTTTGAAGCCACTAAGTCAAGAGCGAGAGCCATGCCTAAACCAAAGCCAGTTCAGAAAACTGCTGCAAAGG GGATTGAAGCTGACAAGTTAGTCGATCTTGACCGAGTCTTGGTACAGTTGAAATCAGTTCAAGGCAAATGGAGAGAGATTGGAAAGGCTCTAAATGTGCCAGAGACTCACATTGAGCAAGTGGAGCCTTATTGTGCTGGCAATGACGTTCAGGGAATTACTGAAGTGATTGACTTCTGGATAAGGAATTGTGATGGAAAGCCAACATGGAGGGAGCTAGGTAATGCCTTAAAGAGTGTGGGACAAGAACAGCTTGCTAACTTGCTTATGGAGGTCTATGAAACAG GTTGTCTTCCAATTGAGCTTAATTTTGATGACATACCAGATTGTATGTACAAGCATGGGGCTTCTGTTCCCCCACCTATTCCAACCCGATCAGTTTGCTCCAAACCAGCAGAAGT TTATCCAGATCAATTGGCTGGTCTCCCACTTGAATGTGAAAATACTCCTGTGCTGCTCGATCCCTCTTAA
- the LOC135351151 gene encoding uncharacterized protein LOC135351151 isoform X1: MTLIASVIDLLVILFSIINGEVYSSSVSLTVEGGVSLVGEHCPGTVRLFCEGVDLTLLEWKFYHDDNMYLLKRFDTDSVNETTKVFNDSTLVSASVELVELSQDKILRIFANFSSVLSLDISQIAIGVQKVFKIRCGDAQNFNETLVNISIVEETVPNVYNFSVSINTFILTVTWNQYAKCSQYQEEILYNVSLILFDGTNDNKIVNSSRVCTPTCSVSFEVLETGIYVVALQAKNNIGTSNITTYSSSIPAGAIVCDTPSTLINGSFTILSTESDFTEGSEIVLQCDNGLLPSHPRTAMCIKVSGRGEWVPNPADLLCEEEKCSALPKRLTNNLLLKYSYTSTGENLTITFWCEEGYKLIGPHFIACNSMYQWSSDLEDLNCLGQANSRVLIQSILGSAGGIVVAIIVVILLIVLLKMRSKNFRIKKKRTKTQPSDEPEVDGNPYDNHSVSYAMVDIEASESRAVLVLEERVTEADKLLNLDQSLLQLKTVQIKWKEIGFALSIPTAHIEQVEERCKDNSSAGLKEMIDFWMRNCSGRPTWIVLANALKLVGEEELARQFLEVYETGRLPVVNEPTFDQLRHFPQIPVNSTTATTKFESEYDRIFIPRSQTQGPVYSEVSTLPSQSTGYLLDPKIVDYTTVDFEATKSRARAMPKPKPVQKTAAKGIEADKLVDLDRVLVQLKSVQGKWREIGKALNVPETHIEQVEPYCAGNDVQGITEVIDFWIRNCDGKPTWRELGNALKSVGQEQLANLLMEVYETGCLPIELNFDDIPDCMYKHGASVPPPIPTRSVCSKPAEVYNCSYPDQLAGLPLECENTPVLLDPS; the protein is encoded by the exons ATGACTCTAATTGCAAGTGTAATAGATCTGCTAGTCATATTATTTTCAATAATCAATGGAGAGGTGTACTCATCATCAGTGTCTCTGACTGTTGAGGGAGGAGTGAGTCTGGTTGGTGAACACTGTCCTGGAACTGTCAGACTGTTCTGTGAAGGAGTGGACCTCACACTGCTAGAGTGGAAGTTCTACCATGATGACAACATGTATTTGCTCAAACGCTTTGATACTGATAGTGTGAATGAGACCACAAAAGTCTTTAATGACTCAACATTGGTCTCTGCATCTGTCGAACTTGTTGAGTTGTCCCAGGACAAAATTTTGAGAATCTTTGCAAATTTCTCATCAGTTCTTTCTTTAGATATTTCTCAAATAGCCATTGGGGTACAGAAGGTTTTTAAGATCAGATGTGGTGATGCACAAAACTTCAATGAAACCTTAGTGAACATCTCAATAGTAGAAGAGACAGTACCCAATGTCTATAATTTCAGTGTGAGCATCAATACTTTTATACTGACAGTCACTTGGAATCAATAC GCTAAATGTTCACAATACCAAGAGGAGATCCTTTACAATGTTTCCCTAATTCTCTTTGATGGTACAAATGACAATAAAATTGTGAACAGTAGTAGAGTATGCACACCAACTTGCTCTGtatcctttgaagttttgGAAACTGGAATCTATGTTGTCGCCCTTCAAGCTAAAAACAACATAGGGACTAGTAATATCACTACATACAGTAGCAGCATACCAG CTGGTGCTATTGTGTGTGATACACCTTCCACTCTTATCAACGGGAGCTTTACAATTTTATCGACTGAGTCTGATTTCACGGAAGGGTCAGAAATTGTGCTACAGTGTGATAATGGTCTACTTCCCAGTCACCCAAGAACAGCAATGTGTATTAAAGTTTCAGGAAGAGGAGAGTGGGTGCCAAATCCTGCTGACCTACTTTGTGAAGAAG AGAAATGCAGTGCACTTCCAAAAAGGCTAACCAACAACTTATTACTCAAATATTCCTACACGAGCACTGGTGAAAATTTAACTATCACATTTTGGTGTGAAGAAGGATACAAGCTCATTGGACCACATTTCATTGCCTGTAATAGTATGTACCAGTGGAGTTCAGACCTTGAAGACCTAAATTGTTTAGGACAAG CAAATTCAAGAGTATTGATACAATCGATACTCGGTTCTGCGGGAGGAATTGTTGTTGCGATCATAGTGGTCATTCTTTTGATCGTACTGCTGAAAATGCGCTCTAAAAATTTCAGAATAAAAAAGA AGAGAACAAAGACACAGCCATCAGATGAACCG GAAGTCGATGGAAACCCATATGACAATCATTCTGTGAGCTACGCTATGGTGGATATTGAAGCTTCCGAAAGTAGAGCGGTGTTGGTTCTAGAGGAAAGAG TTACAGAAGCTGACAAGTTGTTAAATTTGGATCAGAGCTTATTACAACTGAAGACAGTACAGATAAAATGGAAAGAAATTGGATTTGCCCTTTCCATTCCGACAGCTCACATTGAACAAGTGGAAGAACGCTGTAAAGATAATTCAAGTGCTGGATTGAAAGAGATGATTGACTTTTGGATGCGGAACTGCAGTGGACGACCAACATGGATAGTGCTGGCAAATGCTTTGAAATTAGTGGGTGAAGAAGAACTAGCCAGACAGTTCCTTGAGGTCTATGAAACAG GTCGACTTCCAGTCGTCAATGAGCCGACTTTTGATCAACTGAGACACTTCCCACAA ATTCCTGTGAATTCCACCACTGCCACGACCAAATTCGAATCAGAATATGATAGAATTTTTATCCCTCGATCACAG ACACAAGGTCCAGTTTACTCTGAAGTTAGTACACTTCCCAGTCAGTCAACTGGATACTTGCTTGACCCCAAGATAGTGGACTATACAACAGTAGACTTTGAAGCCACTAAGTCAAGAGCGAGAGCCATGCCTAAACCAAAGCCAGTTCAGAAAACTGCTGCAAAGG GGATTGAAGCTGACAAGTTAGTCGATCTTGACCGAGTCTTGGTACAGTTGAAATCAGTTCAAGGCAAATGGAGAGAGATTGGAAAGGCTCTAAATGTGCCAGAGACTCACATTGAGCAAGTGGAGCCTTATTGTGCTGGCAATGACGTTCAGGGAATTACTGAAGTGATTGACTTCTGGATAAGGAATTGTGATGGAAAGCCAACATGGAGGGAGCTAGGTAATGCCTTAAAGAGTGTGGGACAAGAACAGCTTGCTAACTTGCTTATGGAGGTCTATGAAACAG GTTGTCTTCCAATTGAGCTTAATTTTGATGACATACCAGATTGTATGTACAAGCATGGGGCTTCTGTTCCCCCACCTATTCCAACCCGATCAGTTTGCTCCAAACCAGCAGAAGT TTACAACTGCAGTTATCCAGATCAATTGGCTGGTCTCCCACTTGAATGTGAAAATACTCCTGTGCTGCTCGATCCCTCTTAA
- the LOC135351632 gene encoding uncharacterized protein LOC135351632, whose amino-acid sequence MGVLQLLMHIVLLSFTVGKSRAMSVSLTVEGGASLIGEHCPGTVRLFCEGVQLTTLRWSYNVTNKEIHSFYPDSVTSTQIELNSAFISVALRAVSQNGANPIYGNFSSTLTLDISPIVDQHINEIRCGDPANYQMIPIDIQIRQQSQPKDPQQFNIQTSVDFSAYILLLISWEPPVSVCPHYGQQIRYEITLTGSDDRQILTTSGGDCTMVCRVTFTVPHSGDGNYVLELQAINDVGRS is encoded by the exons ATGGGAGTACTTCAGTTGTTAATGCATATTGTTTTATTGTCCTTCACTGTTGGAAAAAGCAGAGCAATGA GTGTTTCTCTGACTGTTGAGGGAGGAGCAAGTCTAATTGGTGAGCACTGTCCTGGAACTGTCAGACTGTTCTGTGAAGGAGTGCAGCTCACTACTTTGCGTTGGAGTTACAATGTCACTAACAAAGAAATTCATTCATTTTACCCTGACAGCGTGACCTCCACTCAAATTGAATTGAATTCAGCCTTCATTTCTGTTGCGTTGAGAGCAGTTTCACAAAATGGAGCTAACCCAATTTACGGAAACTTTTCTTCCACTCTTACTCTCGACATCTCACCGATTGTGGATCAGCACATTAATGAAATCAGATGCGGAGATCCAGCAAACTACCAGATGATCCCTATTGATATTCAGATAAGACAACAGTCACAACCAAAAGACCCTCAACAATTCAATATTCAAACATCTGTTGACTTTTCTGCTTATATTCTGCTACTAATTTCATGGGAACCACCA GTTTCGGTATGCCCTCATTATGGACAGCAAATCCGCTATGAGATCACCTTAACTGGGAGTGATGATCGTCAAATCTTAACAACTAGTGGTGGTGACTGTACAATGGTGTGCAGGGTCACATTCACTGTCCCTCACTCCGGAGATGGTAACTACGTGTTGGAGCTCCAAGCCATTAACGACGTGGGGAGAAGCTAG